GCTTGGGGTTTTTGTGTCAATAAATCTGTGAGTGCAGATTCTTTGAGTGCAAGCAGAGGGGCTTGAGGGCTCGAAAGAGAATGCTGAGGGGAGGGCTGATTAGAAACTAGGTTTTGTTGGGAAGAGGGAGTGGTTTGGGTTTGTTTGATTGAAGATAAATCTCTGCGCATTTTTCTTGTTTTTTGCGTGTTTTGAGGTGATGTATCTTGCAAGACAATGCGTTCTTTTTGCTTGGTGGGTAGAGGAACTTGTTGTGGGGATTGCAAGATGTCTTGTTTTTTACGTGTTTTTATTTCTGGTTGAGTGGAGATTTCGAGTTTGGCGAGATTGAGTTGGTGATCATTTGCAATTTTTTGAAGATCTCCTAGTGTTTTTTGTTTGGGTTGTTTTGAGGGAAGGGTTTGTACATTTTTAGACAAGAGGGCTTCGCGTAAATTGTTTTGTGAGATTTGAGAGAGTTTTTTTTGAACTTCTGGCTGATTTTGTGTCAGAGAGGGTTTTTGTGAAAGTGATGAAGAGATGAGTTTGATTTTCTTGGAGCGTTGTGTGCGTGAGATTTCTGCTGCATTTGGGAGAGGGGAGGGGTTTTTGGAATCTGTTTTTGCTTGTTGTGTTTGGGTTGTGGAGGCAGATAATAAGATATTGGCAAAATCTGTGGGCGGAATTTTTGTTTTGGGCTTTTTATTTGATTCTGTAGTGGGCAATATGGATAAGGAAAGCGGAGATTTGGCTCTTGTTGTTTTTTTGCTGTTTTTGGCTTGAGGCAAAACAGAAATTTGCAATGAGTTAGAAGTCATATTTGTCCTTCAGTGATTTTGACAATCAATTAGATTTTTAGAACTTCAAAGCAAAGATTATTCCCAAAGGTGTTTTTAGGATTTTTTAGAGAGAAAAAGTGGTAAAAATAATGAGGACTTTTTTTGGTGTAAATAATCTCGTCATCTCTTAGATTTTTGATTAAAATTTCACTTTAAAAATCAAAAAAATCATCCCAATTTATACATCGGAGACTTATGCAAAATATTAGAAATATCGCAGTAATCGCACATGTTGATCATGGTAAAACAACGCTTGTAGATGGGCTTTTGAGCCAATCAGGGACTTTTAGTTCTCATGAACAAGTCGATGAGCGAGTGATGGATAGTAATGACTTAGAAAGGGAGAGAGGAATCACTATTCTTTCTAAGAATACAGCCATTCATTATAAAGGGACAAAAATCAATATTATTGATACTCCAGGGCACGCTGATTTTGGAGGAGAAGTTGAGCGAGTACTTAAGATGGTAGATGGCGTGTTGCTCCTTGTAGATGCGCAAGAAGGAGTTATGCCTCAGACAAAGTTTGTGGTCAAGAAGGCTTTAAGCTTTGGAATCCGTCCTATTGTGGTTGTGAATAAGATCGATAAGCCTGCTGCAGAGCCTGATCGAGTTGTAGATGAGGTATTTGATCTTTTTGTGGCAATGGATGCCAATGATTCTCAGCTTGACTTTCCTGTGGTTTATGCCGCAGCACGTGATGGCTATGCAATTAGAAATCTTGATGATGAGAAGAAAAACCTTGAGCCATTGTTTGAGGCGATTTTGGAGCATGTTCCCGCTCCTCAAGGGTCTAGTGAAAATCCTTTGCAGATGCAAATTTTTACTCTTGATTATGATAATTATGTTGGAAAGATTGGGATTGCACGAGTATTCAATGGACGTGTCAAAAAAGGGGAGACTGTTATGCTAGCTAAAGGGGATGGGAGCAAGGAAAATGGCAGAATTACTAAGCTAATTGGATTTTTGGGCCTTGCAAGGACAGAGATTGAGCATGCAGAGGCTGGAGATATTGTCGCTGTTGCTGGGTTTAATGCAATTGATGTGGGAGATTCTCTTGTAGATCCAAGCAATCCAATGCCTCTAGATCCTATGCATTTAGAAGAACCAACAATGAGTGTTTATTTTGCTGTCAATGATTCTCCTTTGGCTGGACTTGAAGGCAAGCATGTCACAGCCAATAAAATTAAAGATAGATTGCTTAAAGAGATGCAAACCAATATCGCAATGCGTTGTGAGGAAATGGGCGAGGGGAAATTCAAGGTCAGTGGAAGAGGGGAGCTCCAAATCACAATTTTGGCAGAAAATTTAAGAAGAGAGGGATTTGAGTTTTCTATCTCTCGCCCTGAAGTGATTGTCAAAGAAGAAAATGGTGTGAAGATGGAACCCTTTGAGCATCTTGTGATTGATACTCCACAAGATTTTAGTGGCGCGATTATTGAAAAGCTTGGACGACGCAAGGCTGAGATGAAGGCAATGAATCCGATGGGGGATGGTTATACTCGCTTGGAGTTTGAGATCCCTGCAAGAGGATTAATTGGATATAGAAGTGAGTTTTTGACAGATACCAAGGGAGAAGGAGTGATGAATCATTCTTTCTTGGAGTTTCGCCCATTTAGCGGGAGTGTTGAAAGTCGTAGCAATGGGGCATTAATCTCAATGGAAAATGGTGATGCAACAGCGTTTTCTCTTTTTAATATCCAAGAGAGAGGTGTGTTATTTATCGCTCCTCAAACTAAGGTTTATGTGGGGATGGTGATTGGTGAGCATAGTCGTGATAATGATTTGGATGTCAATCCTATCAAATCAAAGCACTTGACCAATATGCGTGCAAGCGGGAGTGATGATGCTATTAAGCTTGTGCCACCAAGAGAGCTTACTCTTGAAAGAGCACTAGAGTGGATTGAAGATGATGAGATTTTGGAGATCACACCGCTTAACATCAGAATCCGCAAAAAATATCTTGATCCTACGCAACGCAAAAGAATGACGAAGAAATAGGGAGGGAAGATGAAATTTTTGGAGGCGATGGAGTTTGCGCATGCGTGCAAAGTTTTTGATGAGGCGCGTAAGATTCCAAAAGAGCAGTTAGATCAGATTTTAGAGGCTGGGAGACTTACCCCAAGTTCTTTTGGCCTAGAGCATACACGCTTGCTTGTTGTGCAGTCTCAAAAGCTTAAAGAGGAACTTCAGCCTTTGTGTTGGAATCAAAAGCAGATTCCCACTTGCAGTGAGCTTGTGATCTTTAAATCAAAGGTGAAAGATATTATTGCTCCTTCTAAGTATATTTTGGATTATATGCAAAGACGAGGACTTGATGAGCGTTTTATGGATCGCTTGAAAAGTTTTCAAGAAAAAAGTTTTCAAACTCGTAGAGAACTTGAAGATTGGAGTATGAAGCAAGCTTATTTGATGGCAAGCTCAATGGTGAATTGCGCGGCATATTTAGGAATTGATTCTTGTTGCATTGAAGGGTTTATGAGAGAAGAAGTTGAGGGGGCTTTGGGAATTGAACCGCAAGAGGAGCGTATAGCCTTGCTTGTAGCGTTTGGTTATCGTGTAAATGAGCCAGCTCCGAAATTCAGAATCAAAAAAGAACAATTTGTAGAAATTAGATAAAGGATAGGAAATGTTGACTGTGATTAAACGAAGTGGAAGAGTAGAAACTCTAGATATTACAAAAATTCAAAAATACACCAATGAGGCTGTAGAGGGGTTGGAGGGAGTCAGCCAAAGTGAGCTAGAGGTCGATGCTAAAATCCATTTTCGTGATCAAATCACAACAGAAGAGATTCAACAAACATTGATTAAAACTGCAGTAGATAAAATTGATGTTGATCGACCCAACTGGACTTTTGTCGCAGCAAGACTATTTCTCTATGACCTTTATCATAAAGTTAGCGGATTTACGGGATATAAGCATTTGAGGGATTATTTTGAGAAGGGAGAGAGCGAGGGAAAGATTCTCAAAGGGTTTAAAGAAAAATTTGATTTGGATTTATTGAATTCTCATATTGATCCAAAACGCGATCTGCAATTTAACTACTTGGGGATCAAAACACTTTATGATCGCTATTTGTTAAAAGATAGAGAAAATCGCCCCATTGAGCTTCCACAGCAAATGTTTATGGCATTGGCAATGTTTTTGGCTCAAAATGAACAAGATCCAAATCAATGGGCTATTCAGTTTTATGATGTGATTTCAAAATTTGAAGTCGTGACAGCTACTCCTACCCTTGCCAATGGTAGAACAACACGTCATCAATTAAGCTCTTGCTATATCGGAAGCACACCAGATAATATAGAGGGAATCTTTGATGCTTATAAAGAGATGGCATTATTGAGTAAGTATGGCGGAGGAATTGGCTGGGATTTCAGCAAAGTAAGGGGGCTTGGAAGCTTTATAGATGGACATAAAAATGCCGCAGGGGGAGTTGTGCCATTTTTAAAGATTGCCAATGATGTAGCGATTGCTGTAGATCAGCTTGGCACAAGAAAAGGGGCAATCGCAACTTATTTAGAGGTATGGCATACAGACATCAATGATTTTATTGATTTGAGAAAAAATAGCGGAGAGGAGAGAAGGCGAACACATGACCTTTTTCCTGCAATATGGATATGCGATCTTTTTATGAAACGTGTGGAGGAAAATGCACAATGGACGCTATTTGATCCTTATGAGTGTCCAGAGCTGACAGAGCTTTATGGTGAAGAGTTTGAGGCAAAATATATTGAATATGAAAATAATCCCAATGTCCTTAAAGAACATATTTCTGCCAAAGAATTATGGAAAAAGATTTTGACAAATTATTTTGAATCAGGTCTTCCATTTTTGGCATTTAAAGACAGTGCCAATCGGGCCAATCCCAATAAACACGCAGGAATTATCAGAAGCTCCAATCTATGTACAGAAATTTTCCAAAACACAGAGCCAAGCATTTATCGCGTAGAGGTGGAATTTGAAGATGGAAGTAAGCAAGAATTTGGAGAATTTGAAGAAGTTACGACAGATAAGGGAATCACAAAGCGAGCCAACAAGCTGACAAGTATTGATTCGCTCAATGGAAAAAAAATCTTTATTGCTCAAAAGATCCAATATGATGGATTGACGGCTGTATGCAATCTTGCAAGCATTAACTTGAGCAAAATCAATACGCAAGAAGATATTGAGCGAGTTGTACCCATAGCGGTAAGAATCTTAGATAATGTTATTGATCTCAATTTTTATCCTAACCGCAAAGTGCGTGTTACCAATGCCCAAAATCGTGCGATTGGTTTGGGGGTGATGGGTGAGGCTGAAATGCTTGCAAGCGCAAAAATTGCTTGGGGCAGTCAAGAGCATCTTGAAAAAATTGATGAAGTGATGGAGATGATTAGCTTTAGTGCAATCTCTGCAAGCTCTGATTTGGCAAAAGAGAAAGGAATCTATCCGCAATTTGCAAATTCAAATTGGAGCAAGGGGATTTTTCCTATCGATGTAGCCAACAAAGAAGCACTCAAGCTTGTTGATCGTGGAGGGCTTTTTGGTAGTTCTTGTGATTGGGAATCATTGCGTGGGAAAGTCAAGACTCAAGGGATGAGAAATGGCTATCTTATGGCGATTGCTCCTACAAGTTCGATCTCTATCCTTGTTGGCACAACTCAAACAATAGAGCCTGTTTATAAGCGCAAATGGTTTGAAGAGAATCTCTCAGGACTTGTGCCTGTGGTTGTCCCCAACCTCAATCTTGAAACGTGGAATTATTATGTCAGTGCATATGATCTAGATCAAATGGATCTTGTAAGGGCTGCTGCTGTTCGACAAAAATGGATCGATCAAGGACAAAGTGTCAATATCTTTATGCGTTTAGATAAAGCAAGCGGGAAGCTTCTTAATGATATTTATATGCTTGCTTGGAAGTTGGGGCTTAAATCTACTTATTATCTCAGAAGTCAAAGTCCAGATGCGCAAGAGCAGATTATGGATCGCAGTGTGGAATGTGTCAATTGTCAGTAATTCTAAAATGGTTATGTTGATACATTGAGAGATTTGGATTATAATTTAATTGTTTATCGGGGCTGACTTGGCTTTCGACAGGAGTCAAACCGCTTAAACTGCATGTCGGATGGCATTCCGTAATCCTGCCTTTTAAAATTAAACGCAAACAATACAAATTACGCTCCAGCTTACGCAAAAGTCGCGTAAGTTTAATCTACTCTTCGGAGCCGATCGGATAAGTCATGCTAGCTAGCTTATTTGATCGTCATTTCTGCTAGCTGCTTCTATATTGAACCTAGGGATATAGATTAAGATCATAGGTTGCGATAGAGAGTATTTTTGGGGATTGAGTCTCTCTATTTAAGAATTTTCAATTCCGACTAAGCATGTAGAGGTTTTTGTGGGTTTGGTTTTTGGACTGGGGTTCGATCCCCCACAGCTCCACCAATTTATATCCCCCCCCCCTTTTTTTTTATTTTTTTGAAGCGATGACTTCAATCTCGACTTTTGCACCCTTGGGTAAATCTTT
This DNA window, taken from Helicobacter kayseriensis, encodes the following:
- the typA gene encoding translational GTPase TypA, translating into MQNIRNIAVIAHVDHGKTTLVDGLLSQSGTFSSHEQVDERVMDSNDLERERGITILSKNTAIHYKGTKINIIDTPGHADFGGEVERVLKMVDGVLLLVDAQEGVMPQTKFVVKKALSFGIRPIVVVNKIDKPAAEPDRVVDEVFDLFVAMDANDSQLDFPVVYAAARDGYAIRNLDDEKKNLEPLFEAILEHVPAPQGSSENPLQMQIFTLDYDNYVGKIGIARVFNGRVKKGETVMLAKGDGSKENGRITKLIGFLGLARTEIEHAEAGDIVAVAGFNAIDVGDSLVDPSNPMPLDPMHLEEPTMSVYFAVNDSPLAGLEGKHVTANKIKDRLLKEMQTNIAMRCEEMGEGKFKVSGRGELQITILAENLRREGFEFSISRPEVIVKEENGVKMEPFEHLVIDTPQDFSGAIIEKLGRRKAEMKAMNPMGDGYTRLEFEIPARGLIGYRSEFLTDTKGEGVMNHSFLEFRPFSGSVESRSNGALISMENGDATAFSLFNIQERGVLFIAPQTKVYVGMVIGEHSRDNDLDVNPIKSKHLTNMRASGSDDAIKLVPPRELTLERALEWIEDDEILEITPLNIRIRKKYLDPTQRKRMTKK
- a CDS encoding flagellar hook-length control protein FliK, which produces MTSNSLQISVLPQAKNSKKTTRAKSPLSLSILPTTESNKKPKTKIPPTDFANILLSASTTQTQQAKTDSKNPSPLPNAAEISRTQRSKKIKLISSSLSQKPSLTQNQPEVQKKLSQISQNNLREALLSKNVQTLPSKQPKQKTLGDLQKIANDHQLNLAKLEISTQPEIKTRKKQDILQSPQQVPLPTKQKERIVLQDTSPQNTQKTRKMRRDLSSIKQTQTTPSSQQNLVSNQPSPQHSLSSPQAPLLALKESALTDLLTQKPQAEALKLEEKTTEEKKSDKVQDFLTLDPKKETQFKIAQSKETLSHFTQRIKEEIANYKPPFTKLSMDLNPQELGKLEVTITKKGKDLQIQINANNQNALQAFIQNQSEFKATLANAGFGNIELNFSGGDSQGQQKRQEDQNQKGNKNSLDNFQDAPLATSMEINMVQYA
- a CDS encoding ribonucleoside-diphosphate reductase subunit alpha, with protein sequence MLTVIKRSGRVETLDITKIQKYTNEAVEGLEGVSQSELEVDAKIHFRDQITTEEIQQTLIKTAVDKIDVDRPNWTFVAARLFLYDLYHKVSGFTGYKHLRDYFEKGESEGKILKGFKEKFDLDLLNSHIDPKRDLQFNYLGIKTLYDRYLLKDRENRPIELPQQMFMALAMFLAQNEQDPNQWAIQFYDVISKFEVVTATPTLANGRTTRHQLSSCYIGSTPDNIEGIFDAYKEMALLSKYGGGIGWDFSKVRGLGSFIDGHKNAAGGVVPFLKIANDVAIAVDQLGTRKGAIATYLEVWHTDINDFIDLRKNSGEERRRTHDLFPAIWICDLFMKRVEENAQWTLFDPYECPELTELYGEEFEAKYIEYENNPNVLKEHISAKELWKKILTNYFESGLPFLAFKDSANRANPNKHAGIIRSSNLCTEIFQNTEPSIYRVEVEFEDGSKQEFGEFEEVTTDKGITKRANKLTSIDSLNGKKIFIAQKIQYDGLTAVCNLASINLSKINTQEDIERVVPIAVRILDNVIDLNFYPNRKVRVTNAQNRAIGLGVMGEAEMLASAKIAWGSQEHLEKIDEVMEMISFSAISASSDLAKEKGIYPQFANSNWSKGIFPIDVANKEALKLVDRGGLFGSSCDWESLRGKVKTQGMRNGYLMAIAPTSSISILVGTTQTIEPVYKRKWFEENLSGLVPVVVPNLNLETWNYYVSAYDLDQMDLVRAAAVRQKWIDQGQSVNIFMRLDKASGKLLNDIYMLAWKLGLKSTYYLRSQSPDAQEQIMDRSVECVNCQ
- a CDS encoding NAD(P)H-dependent oxidoreductase — encoded protein: MKFLEAMEFAHACKVFDEARKIPKEQLDQILEAGRLTPSSFGLEHTRLLVVQSQKLKEELQPLCWNQKQIPTCSELVIFKSKVKDIIAPSKYILDYMQRRGLDERFMDRLKSFQEKSFQTRRELEDWSMKQAYLMASSMVNCAAYLGIDSCCIEGFMREEVEGALGIEPQEERIALLVAFGYRVNEPAPKFRIKKEQFVEIR